DNA sequence from the Brachybacterium avium genome:
CTTCTCGGAGACGACCGGGGCCAGCAGGACGTCGCGGGGATCCTTGTTCAGCGAGGTCACTTCGACTCCTCCTCGGCGGCATCATCGGCCGCGGTGGACTCCTTGACTGCGTTCACGAAGCCGGCGGCCTTGGCGGCCTCCTCGTTCGTGAACCAGACCTCGGCCTTGGTACGGCCGTACCACGGGGAGTCCGGGGTGTGGAACTTCATCGAGTCCTGGTTGCCCTTGATCGAGAATCCCTCGGGGGCGGCGCCGTCGGCCAGAGGGGCCGCCGAACCTGCACCGAAGGGAGCCTCCTGCCCGGCAGCCGGAGCGGCCGGAGCAGCGGCGGCCTTCGCCGTGGCGAAGGTCGAGGTGGGCAGGACCAGGGTCGCCTGAGCCACGAAGTCCTCGAGCGCACCGGCGGTGAAGACCACGTCGTCGGAGAGCATGACGTCGTAAGTGTTCACCTGATCGGCGTACAGGACATGGGTGGTCGGCAGGTTGCGCGAGCTGAGCGCGCCCAGATCGTCATCGCGACGCACGACCACCAGCAGGTGGCGACGGTCCGAGACGTTGGACAGGGTCTGACGCACGGACTTGGTCGACGCGACATCGCCCTCCAGGAGCGAGGACACGACGTGGACGCGGCCGTTGCGGGCCCGATCCGAGAGGGCTCCGCGCAAGGCGGCGGCCTTCATCTTCTTCGGGGTGCGCTGGCTGTAGTCGCGCGGGACGGGCCCGTGGACGACGCCGCCGCCGGCGAACTGCGGGGCGCGCAGGGAGCCCTGACGGGCACGACCGGTGCCCTTCTGCTTCCAAGGCTTCTTGCCGCCGCCACGCACCTCGGCGCGGGTCTTGGTCTTGTGGGTGCCCTGGCGGCCGGCCGCCTGCTGGGCGACGACCACCTGGTGGATCAGGGGCACATTGGTCTGCACGTCGAAGATCGACGCGGGCAGCTCGACGGAGCCGGACTTCTTACCGGCCGGATCGAGCACGTCGACAGTCAGGTTCGCTGCCATCGGGCTCAGGCCTCCTTCGCGGGGCTCTTGACAGCCGAGCGCACGAGCACGAGGCCGCCCTTGGCGCCGGGAACGGCACCCTTGACGAGCACAAGGCCCTTCTCGACGTCGACCGCGTGAACGGTCAGGTTCTGGACACTGGTGCGGTCGCCGCCCATACGGCCAGCCATGCGCTGACCCTTGAACACGCGACCGGGGGTGGAGGCGCCACCGATGGAGCCGGGCTTGCGGTGGTTGCGGTGCTGGCCGTGCGAGGCGCCGACACCGGCGAACCCGTGGCGCTTCATGACGCCTGCGGTGCCCTTGCCCTTGGAGGTGCCGACGACGTCGACCTTCTGCCCGGCCTCGAAGATCGAAGCGTCGATCTCCTGGCCGAGGGAGTACTCCGCAGCGTTGAGGGTGCGCAGCTCGACGAGGTGACGGCGCGGGGTCACGCCGGCCTTCTCGAAGTGGCCCTTCAGCGGCAGGGAGACCTTGCGGGGATCGATCTGCCCGTAGGCGATCTGCACCGCGTCGTACCCGTCGGTCTCGACGGAGCGGATCTGGGTGACGACGTTCGCACCGGTCTGCACGACGGTCACGGGGACGAGCTTTCCATTCTCGTCCCAGACCTGGGTCATGCCGAGCTTGGTGCCGAGCACGCCGGACACCGGAGCGGCCTTCTGGCCGGTCAGTTCGTTGCTCATATCCACCACCCTCAGAGCTTGATCTCGATGTTGACGTCCGCCGGCAGGTCGAGACGCATGAGCGAATCCACGGCCTTCGGCGTGGGATCGACGATGTCGATCAGGCGCTTGTGCGTGCGCATCTCGAAATGCTCACGGGAGTCCTTGTACTTGTGCGGCGAACGGATCACGCAGAACACGTTCTTCTCCGTCGGCAGCGGCACCGGGCCCACGACAGTCGCGCCAGCGCTGGTGACCGTCTCGACGATCTTGCGCGCCGAGCTGTCGATCACCTCGTGGTCGTACGACTTGAGCCGGATGCGGATCTTCTGTCCCGCCATGGCGTCCTGTCTCTCTTCCTCGTCTGGCATGGATGCAACCGTCTCCCGGTACCCGAGGACGGGCGTGTCGGCCTCCGCGGGGCGCATGAGCCCAGCACGAGACCGCCGAGAATCGGCTGCGTCTGCGTCGTATCCCTGCGACGATGCGCACTCCGCACCATGGGGCGCGGTTCGCATCCTCGGGACGGGCCTCCTCCGGTGATCATTCTCCGAGGAATCCCTCGGAGAACGGAACCGGGCATGTCGGCCCGCGCAGACAACTTGAACAGTCTGTCAGAATCGGCCCGCCACGACAAGACGGGCCCGGGTGCACCCTGTCACATCCAGGGTCCCGGGCCCGTCGAGAGCACTCCGCGGAGTTCGGTCCTTCCTCACTTGTCCGAGCTGCGACCGACTCCGCCCTGCAGCTGGCGCTGGAAGAACGCATAGATGATGAGTACCGGCAGAATCGTGATGGTCACGGCCGCGAACATCGCTCCCCAGTCGGATTGATAGCCCTGCTGCGCCTGCATGTTCGCGAGGCCCTGTGCGAGCACGAACTTGCTCTGGTCGGTGTTGAGCACGACCGGCAGCAGGAACTGGTTCCACAGGCCCAGGAAGTTGAAGATCGTCACGCTCGCGAGGCCCGGAAGGGCCATCGGAACCATCACCTGGAAGAAGGTGCGGAAGTCGCCTGCGCCGTCGATAGAGGCGGCCTCGGCGATCTCCTCCGGCAGCTGCCGGAAGAACGCGTAGAGGAAGAACACCGTGAACGGCAGTGCGAAGCCCGAATAGGCGAGGATGAGTCCCAGATAGGTATTCCTCAGGCTCAGCGATTCGAGCACGAAGAACAGCGGCACCACCGCCAGGAACAGCGGGAACGTGAGGCCCGCGATCAGCCCGTAGTAGATCAGCCGCCGCCCGGGGAAGGTGTACCGCGCCAGGATGTACGCGCACATAGAGCCCAGCAGCATCACCAGGAGCAGGGCTCCGCCGACGACGATCAGCGTGTTCCCGAAGAACCGGCCGATGCCGGCCTCGGTCCACGCGTTCACGAAGTTGTCGAAGTTCAGCTTCTCCGGGAGGCTGAACGGGGAGATGAGGATCTCCCGCGAATTCTTGAACGAGCTGTAGAACGTCCACAGCAGCGGCAGGATCACCAGCAGCGCCCAGATGCTCAGGATCACATTGGCGACGACGCCGAAGGTCCGATCGCTGCCGGACCCCTTGGGATGGGCTCCGCCCTTCCTGCTGCGGGAGGTTCTCGCGTCGCCCCGCGCAGGCGCCGCAGCGACCGCGCTCGGGGAGTCAGCGCTCTGCGTCGCCATCACACGTCCTTCCGTCGGAAGCTGAACAGCACGATCACGGCCATCAGCATCGTGACCAGAGCCAGCACCACGCCCATCGCCGAGGCGAGCCCGAAGCGGGAGTCGAAGAAGGCCGTCTCGTAGAGGTACCGGGAGATGACCTCGGTGCTCTTGGCGGTGCCGCCGTTGGGGGTCATCACCTGGATGTACACGAACATGTCCAGCGCGACGATCCCCATGTAGACCGCGGCCGTCGAGACGTTCTCCCGGATCATCGGCAGGATCACCTGCACGGACAGCCGCAGACGACCGCAGCCGTCGAGGCGCGCCGCCTCGACGATCTCTGCAGGCACCGCATGGATCGCCGCGACG
Encoded proteins:
- the rpsJ gene encoding 30S ribosomal protein S10; protein product: MAGQKIRIRLKSYDHEVIDSSARKIVETVTSAGATVVGPVPLPTEKNVFCVIRSPHKYKDSREHFEMRTHKRLIDIVDPTPKAVDSLMRLDLPADVNIEIKL
- a CDS encoding carbohydrate ABC transporter permease — translated: MATQSADSPSAVAAAPARGDARTSRSRKGGAHPKGSGSDRTFGVVANVILSIWALLVILPLLWTFYSSFKNSREILISPFSLPEKLNFDNFVNAWTEAGIGRFFGNTLIVVGGALLLVMLLGSMCAYILARYTFPGRRLIYYGLIAGLTFPLFLAVVPLFFVLESLSLRNTYLGLILAYSGFALPFTVFFLYAFFRQLPEEIAEAASIDGAGDFRTFFQVMVPMALPGLASVTIFNFLGLWNQFLLPVVLNTDQSKFVLAQGLANMQAQQGYQSDWGAMFAAVTITILPVLIIYAFFQRQLQGGVGRSSDK
- the rplD gene encoding 50S ribosomal protein L4, producing the protein MAANLTVDVLDPAGKKSGSVELPASIFDVQTNVPLIHQVVVAQQAAGRQGTHKTKTRAEVRGGGKKPWKQKGTGRARQGSLRAPQFAGGGVVHGPVPRDYSQRTPKKMKAAALRGALSDRARNGRVHVVSSLLEGDVASTKSVRQTLSNVSDRRHLLVVVRRDDDLGALSSRNLPTTHVLYADQVNTYDVMLSDDVVFTAGALEDFVAQATLVLPTSTFATAKAAAAPAAPAAGQEAPFGAGSAAPLADGAAPEGFSIKGNQDSMKFHTPDSPWYGRTKAEVWFTNEEAAKAAGFVNAVKESTAADDAAEEESK
- the rplC gene encoding 50S ribosomal protein L3, producing MSNELTGQKAAPVSGVLGTKLGMTQVWDENGKLVPVTVVQTGANVVTQIRSVETDGYDAVQIAYGQIDPRKVSLPLKGHFEKAGVTPRRHLVELRTLNAAEYSLGQEIDASIFEAGQKVDVVGTSKGKGTAGVMKRHGFAGVGASHGQHRNHRKPGSIGGASTPGRVFKGQRMAGRMGGDRTSVQNLTVHAVDVEKGLVLVKGAVPGAKGGLVLVRSAVKSPAKEA